One Rhizoctonia solani chromosome 1, complete sequence DNA window includes the following coding sequences:
- a CDS encoding aldehyde dehydrogenase family protein translates to MATLAHFKVPQIDNEPMHSYAPGSSQRAGLEAALAQMQKDLPFEVPCIINGKEVKTGRIAKQLMPHDHANHLCTYHEAGPAEVEEAIKGALSARYEWESLPWPDRAAIFLRAAELASGKYRYQLMAATMLGQGKNAWQAEIDAAAELTDFLRFGVKFVEELYQQQPAKNSPGVWNRVEYRGNLSAAPALVGNVIVWKPSPAATYSNYIVHKIFTEAGVPPGVIQFVPGPPADVVQQAIAHPDFAALHFTGSTHVFKQLWKDIASNMDKYKGYPRIVGETGGKNFHLVHPSADVNSVVQQSIRAAFEYQGQKCSALSRLYVPTSLWNGGLKDKLLQEIGKISVGPPTDPKNFVGPVIGKPAFEKITSYIQKAKDAGGEILIGGSGDSSKGYFVQPTVILTKDPKSVTMVEEIFGPVLTIYVYDDEKFDETCKLIDSTTTYALTGSIFSNDRAALIRATNLLRHAAGNMYYNEKCTGAVVGQQPFGGARASGTNDKAGSISIFYRFVSARSIKEGFAELGDFIYPSNLV, encoded by the exons ATGGCTACACTCGCGCACTTCAAGGTCCCCCAGATCGACAATGAGCCTATG CATTCATATGCACCGGGCTCCTCTCAGCGCGCTGGACTGGAAGCAGCGCTTGCGCAAATGCAAAAAGACCTGCCCTTTGAGGTGCCATGTATTATCAATGGCAAAGAG GTCAAAACAGGTCGCATTGCCAAGCAGTTGATGCCTCATGATCACGCCAACCATCTTTGCACATATCATGAAGCTGGACCCGCTGAAGTCGAAGAGGCGATCAAGGGTGCGCTAAGTGCCCGTTACGAATGGGAGTCCCTCCCTTGGCCAGATCGCGCGGCGATTTTCCTGAGAGCCGCCGAGCTTGCAAGTGGGAAATATAGATACCAGCTTATGGCGGCCACCATGCTCGGACAAGGGAAAAACGCGTGGCAGGCAGAAATTGACGCCGCAGCCGAG TTAACTGATTTCCTTCGATTCGGAGTTAAGTTTGTTGAAGAACTTTATCAGCAACAACCAGCAAAGAACTCGCCAGGTGTTTGGAA CCGTGTGGAGTATCGTG GTAATTTGTCCGCCG CTCCTGCACTCGTCGGAAACGTTATTGTCTGGAAGCCTTCCCCTGCGGCCACTTATTCCAATTATATCGTCCATAAGATCTTCACTGAAGCTGGGGTTCCGCCCGGTGTAATTCAATTCGTTCCAGGTCCACCAGCAGATGTTGTTCAGCAG GCAATTGCTCACCCTGATTTCGCTGCCCTTCATTTCACGGGAAGTACACATGTTTTCAAGCAATTGTGGAAGGACATTGCTTCCAATATGGACAAATACAAAGGCTACCCCCGCATTGTGGGTGAAACCG GCGGCAAAAACTTCCATCTCGTTCACCCTTCTGCTGATGTCAATAGCGTGGTCCAACAATCTATCCGCGCGGCTTTCGAGTACCAAG GCCAAAAGTGCTCCGCTTTGTCTCGTTTATACGTCCCGACTTCTCTTTGGAATGGTGGCCTCAAGGATAAGCTACTCCAGGAGATCGGAAAGATTTCCGTTGGTCCCCCGACTGACCCGAAGAATTTTGTTGGTCCCGTTAT TGGAAAGCCGGCATTCGAAAAGATTACTAGCTATATCCAAAAGGCCAAGGACGCTGGTGGTGAGATCTTGATCGGGGGCTCAG GCGATTCTTCCAAGGGCTACTTTGTTCAGCCAACCGTCATTTTAACCAAGGATCCCAAGTCCGTTACAATGGTCGAGGAGATATTTGGTCCGGTTCTGACG ATTTATGTATACGACGACGAGAAATTCGACGAGACATGCAAACTGATTGATAGCACTACCACTTATGCGCTCACTGGTTCCAT CTTCTCCAATGACCGTGCTGCGCTAATCCGTGCGACCAACCTTCTGCGCCACGCAGCTGGTAACATGTACTACAACGAAAAGTGCACGGGCGCTGTCGTCG